The genomic region GAGGCTCCAGGTATTGAAAATCTTCTGCAATGAGTGCTCCCTATGCATAAAGTAAAACACAGAGTGGAATCATGAATCAGGTTCCAGGGCTTGAATCAGGGAGGGGCCATGACCTTCTGGTCTTCATGCTCAATATAAGTACTTCCAAGAATTATTTTCTTTCATAATTTTTATACGAGACTGGGAGGTTGGGAGATTACTAAATTCAAAAGACCTCATGATTTCTTTATTTTCTCACTCTGTAATAAAATTATCCTGGTTTTATAGAGTATCACTAGAGTgcaacatgttttttaaattctAGAGTTGGTTTGGCtattaaatgaattcagatgtTGCATGTACTTATGCTAAAGAAATAATGCCTGCTGTATTTAAtatagtgtaatatactgtGGAATGAATTTTAAATGTTGTTCTTTTTACATTGTTTAACAGTTGGATCTGAGGAAGTGATGAACTTCTCAATGAATGATGACCTCAACCATACTAGGGACATCACAAGTGTTGTGAGAAATGTGATAGTGGTGGCTTTGTACTTCTCTATCAACTACATCAATGGCTCCCTTGTTCACACCTTCTTTAAGCATGAGATTTTCAATGAGAATCCTCGTTACATCCTCTTCATCCACATGGTTGTGAACGACATGATCCAACTAACCTTTGCCGTGGTGATGAACATAATTTCTTATGTCTTCTACACAATCAACGTCTCTTTCTGCTGCTTCCTACTAATGATCGCAGTGTTCACCACGATCAACACACCACTCAATCTGGCCAGCATGGCTGTAGAACGCTACATTGCCATATGCAACCCACTGCGCTATACACAGATATGTACGGTGCGTAAGACCTATGTCCTAATTGGCCTGATCTGGCTGGTGGGCACCATCCCTGTCCTCCCTGACCTGTTCTACCTCCTTGCCACCCAGCCCATGGAGTTCTTCAACTCTCGCATCTTCTGCAACCGAGATACTGTGTTCCATGACCCGTACCTGATAGAGAAGAAGAACATCTCACACTTGCTCTACCTTTCCTTTGTGTTTCTCACTCTGGTCTACACCTACTTCAGGGTTGCGCTTACCGCCAGGGCTGCAGGCTCAGATGCTAGGAAGGCTCGCAACACAATCCTGCTGCACGTACTGCAGCTGATGCTCTGCATATTCACCTACATCGGCCCACTCCTCGAGAGCTTGCTCATCTCGCACTTTCCAGTGTTTGCAATGGAGCTGAGATTCATGACCTACATCTTTGTGCATGTCCTACCAAGGCTAATAAGTCCTGTAGTGTATGGCTTGAGGGATCAGATGTTCCGTACATACCTGAAAAAGCAATTGGTGTGCAATGTGCAGCTGGGAGGGAttaaacaacaaacacagcCCTTCTAAGTGATTTTAGCCTAACAAATCTGAGGGAAATatctgaatttgtgtgtgtcacATGTATGTCTTAACAACATGCTGTGAATGCATCATCAACCATCATATAAATCCCCACACTACTAAATGCAAAAACTATAAAAGTTCACTTTAAAAGTTAATGGTCTAGTTTGTTTTACTTTGTAGATCAGAAGTGATTTTGTCCAGAAGGAAATAGGAGAGTAGGAGAGGAACCAAGCACAAAGCCAAGTTTGAAGGTACAGCTGGACTTCAGTTTTGAACTGTAGTATGTGTGACACATGTGTAGCTGTACTTAGTAAAGTGCTGTACTTTTTATAATATACAACTTTATACTGTTGTAGTGAGAAGGTAAATTGAGAACTCTTGTTCCTGTGCACAGTGTTACACAGTGAGTTTTCCAGTCGACTGAATGATGTGTAGTGTCGATATTTTGTGTGGTTATATTAAACACAGGTTATGTACAGTTACCAGA from Brachyhypopomus gauderio isolate BG-103 chromosome 8, BGAUD_0.2, whole genome shotgun sequence harbors:
- the LOC143521118 gene encoding odorant receptor 131-2-like, whose amino-acid sequence is MVVNDMIQLTFAVVMNIISYVFYTINVSFCCFLLMIAVFTTINTPLNLASMAVERYIAICNPLRYTQICTVRKTYVLIGLIWLVGTIPVLPDLFYLLATQPMEFFNSRIFCNRDTVFHDPYLIEKKNISHLLYLSFVFLTLVYTYFRVALTARAAGSDARKARNTILLHVLQLMLCIFTYIGPLLESLLISHFPVFAMELRFMTYIFVHVLPRLISPVVYGLRDQMFRTYLKKQLVCNVQLGGIKQQTQPF